Proteins from a genomic interval of Rhizobium sp. SL42:
- a CDS encoding TRAP transporter large permease — MNLTSPFSISIFVITGLAFLGLPIGLSMMTGSVLYLFLVGADMGTVAEQFLNGMYSNYVILSVPLFILAAEFMNIGSMTERLLAFCNVLVGRFRGGLAQVNVVQSIIFAGMSGSAVADAAGSGRMMQNMMTRDGRYPASYAAALTAVTSVIGPIIPPSIPMIVYALVSDASIGYLFLAGMVPGLLMAGLQMLQVAYDARRRNFPVEAPVALREIPRITWRAFPALMMPVLLLGCIYSGVTTPTEAAALAAAYALLVSVVIYRSISWGAFYDSLLLSAKSSTSIGMLIAGALVFNYVVTIENIPDSLRVLLTGWELTPTSFLILVNIVLLVLGCVLEGTAILLIIVPVFIPTAQALGIDMVHFGVVVVVNIMLGLVTPPYGLLLFIMTNISGVPVRDIIRDALPFIGGMFLCLILITFIPDLVLWLPRMMGYQG; from the coding sequence ATGAACCTTACCAGTCCTTTTTCGATATCGATCTTCGTCATCACCGGCCTGGCTTTCCTCGGCCTGCCGATCGGCCTGTCCATGATGACGGGATCGGTTCTCTATCTCTTTCTCGTCGGGGCGGACATGGGCACCGTCGCCGAGCAATTCCTGAACGGCATGTATTCGAACTATGTCATCCTCTCGGTGCCATTGTTCATCCTTGCGGCCGAATTCATGAACATCGGCTCGATGACGGAGAGGTTGCTTGCATTCTGCAATGTGCTTGTCGGCCGCTTTCGTGGCGGCCTGGCGCAGGTCAACGTTGTCCAGAGCATCATCTTTGCCGGCATGTCGGGTTCGGCCGTTGCCGATGCCGCAGGCAGCGGCCGAATGATGCAGAACATGATGACGCGGGACGGGCGCTATCCGGCGAGCTATGCGGCGGCTCTCACCGCCGTCACCTCGGTGATCGGCCCGATCATCCCGCCATCGATCCCAATGATCGTCTACGCTCTGGTGTCCGACGCGTCGATTGGCTATCTGTTTTTGGCCGGCATGGTGCCGGGCCTGCTGATGGCCGGGCTGCAAATGCTGCAGGTCGCCTATGACGCGCGCCGTCGCAATTTTCCGGTCGAAGCGCCCGTTGCGCTCAGAGAAATCCCGCGCATCACCTGGCGCGCGTTTCCCGCGTTGATGATGCCGGTCCTGCTGCTCGGCTGCATCTATTCCGGTGTGACGACACCGACCGAAGCCGCGGCACTTGCCGCCGCCTATGCGTTGCTCGTCTCCGTTGTGATCTATCGCAGCATTAGCTGGGGCGCATTCTACGATTCGCTCTTGCTCAGCGCCAAGTCGTCCACCTCGATCGGCATGCTGATCGCGGGCGCGCTCGTGTTCAACTACGTCGTCACGATCGAAAATATCCCCGATAGCCTGCGCGTGTTGCTGACGGGCTGGGAACTCACGCCGACCAGTTTCCTGATCCTCGTCAACATCGTCCTGCTGGTGCTCGGATGTGTACTGGAAGGGACCGCGATTCTTTTGATCATCGTGCCTGTCTTCATTCCGACGGCCCAGGCGCTGGGCATCGACATGGTGCATTTCGGTGTCGTGGTCGTCGTCAACATCATGCTCGGGCTGGTCACGCCGCCCTACGGGTTGTTGTTGTTCATCATGACGAACATCTCCGGCGTTCCGGTGCGCGACATCATCCGCGATGCGCTTCCGTTCATCGGCGGCATGTTTTTGTGCCTGATACTGATCACCTTCATTCCGGATCTGGTTCTGTGGTTGCCGCGTATGATGGGATATCAGGGATGA
- a CDS encoding sensor histidine kinase: MLKIAPLALLDHYLGISRLLAGQLDFRSAIKAVGAEVSHIIPHDHLDVCITMVNGKYHTAYETGLDTAWGEHAPAPICNSPIRSLLWGEVDQMITPDARVDQRFHFEDAFTRPIFEHNLRSRIHVPLKVEGEVIGALSCSSHQVAFYSAEDVANACSVADLLSPYFFALRAADQAKQSAIVEAEARAREEGLRLGALNLTEALERERQRIGMDLHDQTLADLTRLSRRLDRLMNDEEVPGDALEPLARSLQHCMQDLREIIEEAKPSVLQLFGFAQAVENHLDRSLRDTGGETRWELVDETDGMIDTLDKTLRIALFRIAQEAINNAARHAQAGHISVRLRSQALGVVIEVWDDGRGMTRPQRRSGGGIDNMMTRARLISAKFTIGPCREGKGTVVRVQLPVGPAKSKSAGDIP, from the coding sequence ATGTTGAAGATAGCGCCTTTGGCGCTGCTCGATCATTACCTGGGCATCTCGCGCCTTTTGGCGGGGCAGCTTGACTTCCGCTCGGCCATCAAGGCTGTCGGCGCGGAAGTATCACACATCATTCCCCATGACCATCTCGATGTCTGCATCACGATGGTCAACGGCAAGTATCACACCGCCTATGAAACGGGCCTCGATACCGCCTGGGGCGAGCATGCGCCGGCGCCGATCTGCAACAGTCCAATCCGGTCGCTGTTGTGGGGCGAGGTCGACCAGATGATCACGCCGGATGCCCGGGTGGACCAGCGTTTTCATTTCGAAGATGCCTTCACCCGACCGATTTTCGAGCACAATCTCAGAAGCCGCATCCACGTGCCGTTGAAGGTCGAGGGCGAGGTCATTGGCGCCCTGTCCTGTTCGTCCCACCAGGTTGCGTTCTATTCCGCCGAGGACGTGGCCAATGCATGCTCCGTCGCCGACCTGCTGTCGCCCTATTTCTTCGCTCTTCGCGCGGCCGACCAAGCCAAGCAGTCGGCCATAGTCGAGGCGGAAGCCCGCGCCCGGGAAGAGGGCTTGCGGCTAGGTGCGCTCAACCTGACGGAGGCGCTGGAGAGGGAGCGCCAGCGTATCGGCATGGACCTGCACGACCAGACGCTGGCTGATCTGACGCGGCTGTCGCGCCGGCTCGACCGGCTGATGAACGATGAAGAGGTTCCAGGCGATGCGCTGGAGCCGCTTGCGCGCAGCCTGCAGCACTGCATGCAGGACCTGCGCGAGATCATCGAGGAGGCCAAGCCCTCGGTGCTGCAGCTCTTCGGCTTCGCCCAGGCGGTTGAAAACCATCTGGACCGGTCGTTGCGCGACACCGGTGGCGAGACCCGTTGGGAACTGGTGGACGAGACCGACGGCATGATCGATACCCTGGACAAGACGCTTCGCATTGCCCTCTTTCGCATCGCCCAGGAGGCGATCAACAATGCAGCGCGTCACGCGCAGGCGGGTCATATCTCGGTGCGGTTGCGCAGCCAGGCGCTGGGTGTCGTGATCGAGGTTTGGGATGACGGCCGCGGCATGACCCGGCCGCAGCGCCGCAGCGGCGGCGGTATCGACAACATGATGACGCGGGCCCGGCTGATATCCGCCAAATTCACCATTGGCCCCTGCCGGGAAGGCAAGGGAACGGTCGTGCGCGTGCAATTGCCGGTCGGCCCGGCAAAATCGAAATCCGCTGGAGATATCCCATGA
- a CDS encoding ABC transporter permease — translation MTALMRKPWIWSFIATALVFLTTILVTGGASMAGLAQATLTFAAFSVIVGIGQMLVITLGPGNIDLSVPATMTLAGTVALKLMNVEDGMVVPGLLVAIGIGVLIGTGNYALIKLLRIPPIIATLSMSFVVQSTAIWTNRGLRIKPPPVLADFTTSTTVGIPNVAIVALMLSAIVWLLLQKTVYGRWIAAIGQSSRAARMAGIPIDGIRFVTYVLCAILASICGYLLASFSGGAALNMGSEYLLMSIAVVVIGGTAVAGGDSNVPGIWGASLFMFLVVSMLNTYGFGAGVRLILTGLIIIAVIMLAGGRTAGKR, via the coding sequence ATGACCGCCCTGATGCGCAAGCCGTGGATCTGGTCCTTCATCGCCACGGCACTGGTTTTCCTGACGACCATCCTCGTGACCGGCGGGGCCAGCATGGCGGGCCTTGCCCAGGCAACCCTGACCTTTGCCGCTTTCTCGGTCATCGTCGGCATCGGCCAGATGCTGGTGATCACACTTGGACCCGGCAATATCGATCTGTCCGTTCCCGCGACCATGACGCTGGCGGGTACGGTTGCGCTGAAACTGATGAATGTCGAAGACGGCATGGTGGTGCCGGGTCTGCTTGTCGCCATCGGCATTGGCGTTCTGATCGGAACCGGCAATTATGCCCTGATCAAGCTGCTGCGTATCCCACCGATCATCGCAACGCTGTCGATGAGCTTCGTCGTGCAGTCCACCGCCATCTGGACCAATCGCGGGCTGCGCATCAAGCCGCCGCCCGTACTTGCCGACTTCACGACGTCGACAACGGTCGGCATTCCCAATGTCGCCATCGTCGCGCTCATGCTTTCCGCCATTGTCTGGTTGCTCCTGCAAAAGACCGTCTATGGTCGCTGGATCGCCGCCATCGGCCAGAGTAGCCGCGCCGCCCGCATGGCCGGCATTCCCATCGACGGCATCCGGTTCGTCACCTATGTGCTATGCGCGATCCTCGCTTCGATATGCGGCTATCTGCTCGCCAGCTTTTCCGGCGGCGCGGCGCTGAACATGGGATCGGAATATCTACTGATGTCGATCGCCGTCGTGGTCATCGGCGGCACGGCGGTTGCCGGCGGAGATTCCAATGTGCCGGGCATATGGGGCGCCTCGCTGTTCATGTTCCTTGTGGTTTCCATGCTCAACACCTATGGATTCGGCGCCGGCGTCCGGCTCATCCTGACAGGTCTCATCATCATTGCCGTCATCATGCTCGCCGGTGGGCGAACAGCCGGAAAACGTTAG
- a CDS encoding TRAP transporter small permease, which yields MTHKTPIIAEWLRRRAEDLLAFMLLGMFVIFLLQIAFRYLLNLSIGWTHEASVALWIWIVLFGSAFVIREVEEIRFDFFWASASAGARRVMQIICAVALVAAFGISLPAVIDYIAFMKVESTAYLKIRFDYLYSIYIIFAVAMIVRYIWLGVAAIRGKAPEAFDPTKAGSGV from the coding sequence ATGACCCATAAAACTCCAATAATCGCCGAGTGGTTGAGGCGCCGGGCCGAAGATCTGCTCGCTTTCATGCTGCTGGGCATGTTCGTGATCTTTCTGCTGCAGATCGCCTTCCGCTACCTGCTGAACCTGTCTATTGGCTGGACCCATGAGGCGAGCGTGGCGCTGTGGATCTGGATCGTGCTCTTCGGTTCCGCTTTCGTCATTCGCGAAGTTGAGGAAATCCGCTTCGATTTCTTCTGGGCCAGCGCAAGCGCCGGCGCACGACGCGTCATGCAGATCATCTGCGCGGTCGCGCTGGTCGCCGCATTCGGCATCTCGCTGCCGGCGGTGATCGACTACATCGCCTTCATGAAGGTCGAAAGTACGGCGTATCTCAAGATACGCTTCGACTATCTCTATTCGATCTATATCATCTTCGCGGTCGCCATGATCGTCCGCTACATCTGGCTCGGTGTCGCCGCCATTCGCGGCAAGGCACCTGAAGCCTTTGATCCCACCAAAGCGGGCTCCGGCGTATGA
- a CDS encoding SMP-30/gluconolactonase/LRE family protein, producing the protein MSQNPNYEIFDPRFRSLVISSADLEELHSGCRWAEGPVWFDDGGYLLFSDIPNQRMLRYVEGGGISVFRSPSNFTNGNTRDRQGRLVSCEHGLRRVTRTEVDGTITVLADSFGDKRLNSPNDVVVRSDGSVWFTDPTYGILSDYEGYKAEPEQKTRNVYRLEPDTGALEVMIDDFLQPNGLAFSPDESLLYVADSGASHLEGAPRHIRVFDVVGGRRLANGRVFAEIDNGIPDGIRLDMAGNLWSSAADGVHCFAPDGTLLGKILVPQTVANLTFGGRNRNRLFITATKSLYSIYVTTTGAQMP; encoded by the coding sequence ATGTCGCAAAACCCCAATTATGAGATTTTCGACCCGCGGTTCCGCTCGCTGGTCATCAGCAGCGCCGATCTCGAGGAACTGCATTCAGGCTGCCGATGGGCCGAAGGTCCCGTCTGGTTCGACGATGGCGGCTATCTGCTGTTCAGCGACATCCCGAACCAGCGGATGCTGCGTTATGTCGAGGGCGGCGGCATCTCGGTATTTCGCAGCCCGTCGAATTTCACCAATGGCAATACCCGCGATAGGCAGGGTCGGCTCGTCTCCTGCGAACACGGCCTTCGCCGCGTCACCCGCACCGAGGTCGATGGCACAATCACGGTGCTGGCGGACAGCTTCGGCGACAAGCGGTTGAACTCGCCGAACGACGTGGTGGTGCGTTCGGACGGTTCTGTATGGTTTACTGACCCGACCTACGGCATCCTGTCCGACTACGAAGGCTACAAGGCAGAACCCGAACAAAAGACACGCAACGTCTACCGCCTGGAGCCGGATACCGGCGCGCTCGAGGTGATGATCGACGACTTCCTGCAGCCGAACGGCCTTGCCTTTTCGCCGGATGAAAGCCTGCTCTATGTCGCGGATTCAGGCGCCAGCCATCTGGAAGGCGCGCCGCGCCATATCCGCGTCTTTGACGTAGTCGGCGGTCGCAGGCTCGCCAATGGCCGCGTCTTCGCTGAGATCGACAATGGCATCCCCGATGGCATCCGTCTGGATATGGCCGGCAATCTCTGGTCCAGCGCCGCAGACGGCGTGCATTGTTTTGCGCCGGACGGCACGCTGCTCGGCAAGATACTGGTGCCGCAGACGGTCGCCAACCTGACCTTCGGCGGCCGCAATCGCAACCGGCTGTTCATCACCGCGACAAAATCGCTGTATTCGATCTACGTCACGACGACGGGTGCGCAAATGCCGTGA
- a CDS encoding bifunctional sugar phosphate isomerase/epimerase/4-hydroxyphenylpyruvate dioxygenase family protein codes for MKTSIATVSISGNFEEKLAAIARAGFDGIEIFENDFLAYDRSPADVGRMVRDHGLDVTLFQPFRDFEGMPEPFRSRNFDRAERKFDLMAELGTDLMLICSNTSAVSLGGIDRAADDFRQLGERAGRRGLRVGYEALAWGRHIHDHRDAWEIVRRADHPSIGLILDSFHTLARKIDVNSIRSIPGDRIFIVQLADAPQIDMDLLYWSRHFRNMPGEGDLPVTDFMRAVAATGYRGYLSLEIFNDQFRGGSPSAISADGHRSLVYLMDQVKRAEPAVAMDVPVMPDRAEVEGIAFVEFAVGDDDARQLEALLEVLGFQAVARHKSKAVTRFRQGGVNLILNRDEAGFASASYLVHGANAYALALMVDDATAAMERAIALGAEAFEQPVVPGELSVPAIRGVGGGLLYFLDRKSDLGCLWDVDFEPLPGIDENPKNVGLTGFDHVAQTVKYDEMLTWLLFYTSQLNTRKTPMVDIIDPAGVVRSQVVENATGSLRITLNGAENRNTLAGHFIAETFGSGIQHLAFQTGDIFATAEALRRNGFVPLTISPNYYDDVEVRFGLDPALVENLKRCNILYDRDEHGEYFQLYSPTYGEGFFFEIVERRGYQGYGAANAIFRIAALRRYLRPDGMPST; via the coding sequence ATGAAAACATCGATCGCAACCGTATCGATCAGCGGTAACTTCGAAGAGAAGCTGGCGGCGATTGCGCGCGCGGGCTTCGATGGCATCGAGATTTTCGAGAACGACTTCCTTGCCTATGACCGTTCTCCCGCCGATGTCGGTCGCATGGTGCGCGATCATGGTCTCGACGTGACCCTGTTCCAGCCATTCCGCGATTTCGAAGGCATGCCGGAACCGTTCAGAAGCCGCAATTTCGACCGGGCCGAGCGAAAGTTCGACCTGATGGCCGAACTCGGCACGGACTTGATGCTGATCTGCTCGAACACGTCGGCGGTCTCGCTGGGGGGGATAGACAGAGCCGCCGACGACTTCCGGCAACTCGGTGAACGGGCGGGCCGACGGGGCTTGCGCGTCGGGTATGAGGCGCTGGCCTGGGGGCGGCACATCCATGATCACCGGGACGCCTGGGAAATCGTGCGCCGAGCCGATCATCCGAGCATCGGTCTTATCCTCGACAGCTTTCACACCCTGGCGCGCAAGATTGACGTCAATTCCATTCGCTCCATCCCGGGCGACCGTATCTTTATCGTCCAACTTGCCGACGCGCCGCAGATCGATATGGACCTGCTCTACTGGTCGCGCCACTTCCGCAATATGCCGGGGGAGGGCGATCTGCCGGTGACCGATTTCATGCGTGCGGTGGCTGCGACCGGTTATCGTGGTTATCTCTCGCTCGAGATCTTCAACGACCAGTTTCGTGGCGGCTCTCCCTCTGCGATCTCGGCCGACGGCCATCGTTCGCTGGTCTATCTGATGGACCAGGTGAAACGGGCGGAGCCGGCGGTTGCGATGGATGTGCCGGTCATGCCGGATCGCGCCGAGGTCGAAGGGATTGCCTTTGTCGAATTTGCCGTAGGCGACGACGACGCGCGTCAGTTGGAGGCGCTTCTGGAAGTGCTGGGCTTCCAGGCGGTCGCCAGGCACAAGTCCAAGGCCGTGACCCGGTTTCGCCAGGGCGGCGTCAATCTGATCCTCAATCGCGATGAAGCCGGGTTTGCCAGCGCCTCCTATCTGGTCCATGGCGCAAATGCCTATGCACTCGCGTTGATGGTCGATGATGCGACGGCTGCCATGGAAAGAGCCATCGCCCTTGGCGCGGAAGCATTCGAGCAACCGGTGGTACCGGGAGAACTGAGTGTCCCTGCCATCCGGGGTGTCGGCGGTGGCCTTCTATATTTCCTGGATCGAAAGAGTGATCTCGGCTGTCTATGGGATGTGGATTTTGAGCCTTTGCCGGGTATCGATGAAAACCCGAAAAACGTCGGACTGACCGGTTTCGATCACGTGGCGCAGACGGTCAAATATGACGAGATGCTGACCTGGCTGCTGTTTTACACATCGCAACTGAACACGCGCAAGACGCCGATGGTCGATATCATCGATCCGGCCGGGGTGGTGCGCAGCCAAGTCGTCGAGAACGCCACAGGCAGTCTCCGGATCACGTTGAACGGCGCGGAAAACCGCAATACGCTCGCCGGACATTTTATCGCGGAGACCTTTGGGTCGGGCATCCAGCACCTCGCCTTCCAGACCGGCGACATCTTCGCGACCGCGGAGGCCCTCAGGCGAAACGGCTTTGTCCCGCTGACCATCTCGCCAAATTATTATGACGACGTCGAAGTGCGCTTCGGACTGGATCCAGCGCTGGTCGAGAACCTCAAGCGCTGCAATATACTCTATGACCGCGATGAGCATGGCGAATATTTCCAGCTGTATTCACCGACCTATGGCGAAGGCTTCTTCTTCGAGATCGTCGAGCGCCGCGGTTACCAGGGCTATGGCGCAGCAAATGCCATCTTCCGCATCGCAGCGCTCAGACGCTATCTGCGGCCGGACGGAATGCCCTCGACATAG
- a CDS encoding ABC transporter substrate-binding protein — MKKSRMLLATAALCLAMTPMAAQADTSGKKIALSNNYAGNSWRQAMLTSWEKVTGAAVKDGKVAAADAFTTAENQATEQAAQIQNMILQGYDAIVVNAASPTALNGAIKEACDAGITVVSFDGIVTEPCAWRIAVDFKEMGRSQIEYLAGKLPEGGNLLEIRGLAGVFVDDEISAGIHEGVKQFPQFKIAGSVHGDWAQDVAQKAVAGILPSLPEIVGVVTQGGDGYGAAQAIAAANRKMPTIVMGNREDELKWWKEQKDANGYETMSVSIAPGVSTLAFWVAQQILDGKEVKKDLVVPFLRIDQDNLEANLANTQAGGVANVEYALEDAQKVIEGAK; from the coding sequence ATGAAGAAATCCAGAATGCTTCTGGCAACGGCTGCACTTTGCCTTGCCATGACGCCGATGGCCGCGCAGGCGGATACCTCGGGCAAGAAGATCGCGCTTTCCAACAACTATGCCGGTAACTCCTGGCGTCAGGCCATGTTGACGAGCTGGGAAAAGGTCACGGGTGCCGCCGTCAAGGATGGCAAGGTCGCCGCCGCCGATGCTTTCACCACGGCCGAAAACCAGGCGACCGAACAGGCCGCCCAGATTCAGAACATGATCCTGCAGGGCTATGACGCCATCGTCGTCAATGCGGCCTCGCCGACCGCCTTGAACGGCGCCATCAAGGAAGCCTGTGACGCTGGCATCACCGTCGTCTCGTTCGACGGCATCGTCACGGAGCCTTGCGCCTGGCGTATCGCCGTCGACTTCAAGGAAATGGGTCGCAGCCAGATCGAATACCTGGCCGGCAAGCTGCCGGAAGGCGGCAACCTGCTCGAAATCCGCGGCCTGGCCGGCGTTTTTGTCGATGACGAGATTTCGGCCGGCATCCACGAGGGTGTCAAGCAGTTCCCGCAGTTCAAGATCGCCGGCTCGGTGCATGGCGACTGGGCGCAGGACGTGGCGCAGAAGGCCGTCGCAGGCATTCTGCCAAGCCTGCCGGAAATCGTCGGCGTGGTCACCCAGGGTGGCGACGGCTACGGTGCGGCACAGGCGATTGCCGCTGCCAACCGCAAAATGCCGACCATCGTCATGGGCAACCGTGAAGACGAGTTGAAGTGGTGGAAAGAGCAGAAGGACGCCAATGGCTATGAGACCATGTCGGTTTCCATCGCACCCGGTGTCTCGACACTCGCCTTCTGGGTCGCCCAGCAGATCCTGGATGGCAAAGAGGTCAAGAAGGATCTCGTCGTGCCCTTCCTGCGCATCGACCAGGACAATCTCGAAGCCAATCTGGCCAATACCCAGGCCGGCGGCGTCGCCAATGTCGAATACGCATTGGAAGACGCTCAGAAAGTGATCGAGGGCGCCAAGTAA
- a CDS encoding ABC transporter permease → MKKFLSPDTIRLIVPALSLTVLLIAVFYLQPRAMSYTGLNLLFNLAVPIALATIAQMLIMTVNDLDLSMGTFVSFVACVTATFLQATPFLGVLILAGAIATYAVIGVLIHLRDLPSIVVTLGMSFVWGGLAVLILPAPGGQAPDWIRAIMTSKPPIMPMAIVASIVIALFSHFLIMRSSFGVVLRGVGGNARSVERAGWSIVRARAAVYALAAFFAVLAGIALVGLTTAADANIALRYTLLSIAGVILGGGEFVGGRVSPIGAVIGALTLTLAGSFLSFLRISPDWQIGAQGAILIIVLGLRLLLNRFEARRTRR, encoded by the coding sequence GTGAAGAAATTCCTGTCCCCTGATACGATCAGACTCATCGTCCCGGCACTGTCCCTGACTGTTCTCCTGATCGCGGTATTCTATCTCCAGCCGCGCGCCATGAGCTATACCGGGCTCAACCTGCTTTTCAATCTTGCCGTGCCGATCGCGCTGGCCACTATCGCCCAGATGCTGATCATGACGGTCAACGACCTCGATCTGTCGATGGGCACTTTCGTCAGCTTCGTCGCCTGTGTCACGGCGACCTTCCTGCAAGCGACGCCGTTTCTCGGCGTCTTGATCCTGGCCGGGGCCATCGCGACCTACGCGGTCATCGGCGTGCTCATTCATCTGCGCGACCTGCCATCGATCGTCGTGACGCTCGGCATGAGCTTTGTCTGGGGAGGCCTTGCCGTGCTGATCCTTCCGGCACCGGGCGGTCAGGCCCCGGACTGGATACGGGCAATCATGACGTCGAAGCCTCCGATCATGCCGATGGCAATCGTCGCCAGCATTGTGATCGCGCTCTTTTCGCATTTTCTGATCATGCGTTCGTCGTTCGGCGTGGTGTTGCGTGGTGTCGGCGGCAATGCCCGCTCGGTCGAGCGTGCCGGCTGGTCGATTGTCCGGGCGCGGGCCGCCGTCTATGCGCTGGCCGCCTTCTTCGCCGTCCTGGCCGGCATCGCGCTGGTCGGGCTGACCACCGCAGCCGATGCCAATATCGCATTGCGCTACACGTTGCTGTCGATTGCCGGTGTCATCCTCGGTGGCGGCGAATTTGTCGGCGGCCGGGTCTCGCCGATCGGTGCGGTGATCGGCGCCCTGACGCTGACGCTTGCAGGGTCGTTCCTCTCGTTTCTCAGAATATCGCCGGACTGGCAGATCGGTGCCCAGGGAGCGATCCTGATCATCGTGCTGGGATTGAGGCTGCTGCTCAATCGCTTCGAAGCAAGGAGGACGCGCCGATGA
- a CDS encoding sugar ABC transporter ATP-binding protein — protein sequence MTQAGSTQAVVSVRDAKVIYGAVKALDGVTLAIRSGECVGLVGHNGAGKSTIVNVINGGLSPHQGTVIYGEDPTLGHGISAARQSGIRCVFQELSLCPNLTVVENTRVMHKPLAGWGWRRRGADIIGRKLDEIFPGHGIDSGEHVGNLSIAERQMVEIAITFCEIGHPVRLVILDEPTSSLDSRLAAQLLSYVRRFVAGGGSVIFISHILSEILGIADRIIVMKDGRVVTERAASDFSEHGLIEAMGSVVKEHRAARVMADKRRGPPALSAAPVRGRGLAFEAFQGEIVGFAGLGGHGQTDMLVGLYMSLSGDWFGRRDPAAMFVAGDRAVNGTFPLWSILKNMSVALLPDLSRRGLLDESREQALGRSWREKIEIRTPDMDNNILSLSGGNQQKVLFARALASRAPVVLMDDPMRGVDIGTKQEVYGILRAEADQGRTFIWYSTEMDEVCLCDRVYVFNNGAIVAELKGEAVTEENILAASFTEVAA from the coding sequence ATGACACAGGCCGGTTCGACGCAAGCGGTCGTCAGCGTCCGCGACGCCAAGGTGATTTACGGCGCGGTCAAGGCGCTGGACGGCGTCACGCTTGCCATTCGCTCGGGCGAATGTGTGGGGCTTGTCGGTCACAACGGCGCGGGCAAGTCGACGATCGTCAACGTCATCAATGGCGGGCTGTCGCCGCATCAGGGGACCGTCATCTATGGTGAGGATCCGACGCTTGGCCATGGCATCAGCGCGGCAAGGCAAAGCGGCATACGTTGCGTATTTCAGGAACTTTCGCTCTGCCCTAACCTGACCGTGGTGGAAAATACCCGTGTCATGCACAAGCCGCTTGCCGGCTGGGGTTGGCGGCGGCGTGGTGCCGACATCATTGGCCGCAAGCTGGACGAAATCTTTCCCGGCCACGGCATCGACAGCGGCGAGCATGTCGGCAATCTCTCCATCGCCGAGCGCCAGATGGTGGAAATTGCGATTACCTTCTGCGAAATCGGCCATCCCGTCCGGCTGGTCATTCTCGACGAGCCCACGTCTTCGCTGGACTCGCGACTGGCCGCGCAACTGCTTTCCTATGTCCGCAGGTTCGTTGCAGGCGGAGGCTCGGTCATCTTCATTTCTCATATCCTCAGCGAAATTCTCGGCATCGCCGACCGCATCATCGTGATGAAGGACGGCCGGGTCGTGACCGAGCGAGCGGCGTCCGACTTCTCCGAACATGGCCTGATCGAGGCGATGGGAAGCGTGGTCAAGGAACATCGCGCTGCGCGGGTCATGGCAGACAAGAGACGTGGCCCGCCTGCCCTGTCGGCAGCACCCGTGCGCGGCCGCGGGCTGGCCTTCGAGGCATTCCAGGGCGAGATCGTGGGATTTGCCGGGCTTGGCGGTCACGGCCAGACCGACATGCTTGTCGGACTCTATATGTCGCTCAGCGGTGACTGGTTCGGCAGGCGGGATCCTGCGGCCATGTTCGTTGCCGGCGACCGCGCGGTCAACGGGACCTTCCCGCTGTGGAGCATCCTGAAGAACATGAGCGTGGCATTGCTGCCTGACCTTTCGCGCCGCGGCCTGCTGGATGAGAGCCGCGAACAGGCGCTCGGCCGGTCATGGCGAGAGAAGATCGAGATTCGCACGCCCGACATGGACAACAACATCCTGTCGCTTTCCGGCGGCAATCAGCAAAAAGTGCTGTTTGCTCGCGCCCTGGCAAGCCGCGCGCCCGTCGTCCTGATGGACGATCCGATGCGCGGCGTCGATATCGGCACCAAACAGGAGGTCTACGGAATCCTCAGGGCCGAAGCAGACCAGGGCCGCACGTTCATCTGGTATTCGACGGAAATGGACGAGGTATGCCTTTGCGACCGGGTCTATGTGTTCAACAACGGCGCCATCGTCGCCGAGCTCAAGGGTGAGGCTGTCACGGAGGAAAACATCCTCGCCGCATCCTTTACCGAGGTTGCAGCGTGA
- a CDS encoding type II 3-dehydroquinate dehydratase: protein MNETKPIYILNGPNLNRLGKREPEIYGHDTLADVEAWCREAASLRPVVFLQTNSEEKLIDLVHEAIDEGAGIIINPAAFTFTSLALLDALKMFKGPIIEFHISNVHRREAIYHRSYVSMTATTVMAGLGAKGYPIAVRALELLIAEGKR, encoded by the coding sequence ATGAACGAGACGAAGCCGATCTACATCCTCAACGGACCCAATCTGAACCGGCTCGGAAAACGCGAGCCGGAGATCTACGGGCATGACACGCTTGCGGATGTCGAGGCCTGGTGCCGGGAGGCGGCAAGCCTCAGGCCCGTGGTCTTTCTGCAGACCAACAGCGAGGAAAAGCTGATCGATCTTGTACATGAGGCAATTGACGAGGGCGCCGGCATTATCATCAATCCGGCCGCCTTCACCTTCACCTCGCTGGCACTCCTCGATGCTCTGAAGATGTTCAAGGGACCGATCATCGAGTTCCATATCAGCAACGTGCACCGGCGCGAGGCGATCTATCATCGCTCCTACGTTTCCATGACGGCGACCACGGTCATGGCTGGACTTGGCGCCAAGGGGTATCCCATCGCGGTCAGGGCGCTGGAACTGCTGATCGCCGAGGGCAAGCGCTAA